In one Plasmodium falciparum 3D7 genome assembly, chromosome: 14 genomic region, the following are encoded:
- a CDS encoding prolyl hydroxylase-like protein, putative, translated as MDIVWDKDTVDKFYNYLYDVINYEKCVELERNIRIETGTEDKLNLKNCLCYNNENCSEECNKINISSYKFKKDEDDILGEIIDNEKEKENIECNIGLITQRVFSIYTNVIKKAKLEGTYNINLETDNFIRRDIFRLVFHKYILQNTRNKIKQIQCKDTKNIISLANPLHIKDVELNKINSDTIANLMNNYIGIQKNFLGKQYMNLIYNELIFIEYNNQFNEFNTEYKNIRTDLFCWAYITSLDREKQKGLYKLLKELSYLPYELNKKANLSLQLSTLFQFLYFSPNHSFLKNHSDGGYDNLDNGKKITCIYIPSEYEHNQVLIKLYKNINTIQNNQSRNDTKIKNINDNISSNLENNKPIQVIKAEGDSLILLQTRNVSYEISMSKEKFFMVNLWIPGPVSVDKHM; from the coding sequence atggaTATTGTATGGGATAAGGATACAGTCGATAAATTttacaattatttatatgatgtaataaattatgaaaaatgtgTAGAACTGGAAAGAAATATAAGGATAGAGACAGGAACAGAAGATAAGCTGAATTTAAAGAATTGcttatgttataataatgaaaattgtTCAGAAgaatgtaataaaataaatattagtagttataaatttaaaaaagatgaaGATGATATATTAGGAGAAATAATAGAtaatgaaaaggaaaaagaaaatatcgAATGTAATATTGGTTTAATTACACAAAGagtattttctatatatacaaatgttATTAAGAAAGCAAAATTGGAaggtacatataatattaatttagaaACCGATAATTTTATAAGAAGAGATATATTTAGATTAgtatttcataaatatattctacAAAATACTAGgaataaaattaaacaaaTTCAATGTAAGGATACGAAAAACATAATTTCTTTAGCAAATCctttacatataaaagatgtagaattaaataaaataaatagtgACACTATAGCAAATTtaatgaataattatataggtatacaaaaaaattttcttGGAAAACAGTATATgaatcttatatataatgaattaatatttatagaatataataatcaatttaatgaatttaatacggaatataaaaatatacgtaCAGATTTATTTTGTTGGGCTTATATTACAAGTCTAGATAGAGAAAAACAAAAgggattatataaattactaaaagaattatcatatttaccatatgaattaaataaaaaagcaaACTTATCACTACAATTATCTACattatttcaatttttatatttctcacCTAATCAttcctttttaaaaaatcattCAGATGGTGGTTATGACAATTTAgataatggaaaaaaaattacttgCATTTATATCCCTTCAGAATATGAACATAATCAAGTGTTAATTAaactatataaaaatataaatactatTCAAAATAACCAATCAAGAAACGAtactaaaataaaaaatataaatgataatatttcttccaatttggaaaataataaaccaATACAAGTTATAAAAGCTGAAGGTGATtctcttattttattacaaaCAAGAAATGTTTCTTATGAAATTTCTATGAGTAAAGAAAAGTTTTTTATGGTCAACCTATGGATACCTGGTCCTGTTTCTGTAGACAAACAtatgtaa
- a CDS encoding histidine--tRNA ligase, putative yields the protein MSISIYKSKVFNSKDIVDISIHEKNLKVEPSSFKDCFYRLNDKRINIDELENKIEYHLLNDEIRNNNNNNYDNSVKKEYIVEKDQNDEKCNNKKTNVFDIKLNNDLNYNMHLTSNNLEEIKCLYFFFLINILRFKNNLDLNVIRSICTHINNISNNDKNNNQYMCIDKIKENCLYSLKLKDFFVSVLKQCGKNEYNLNDFNRSIHIVIEKSSVIFLNTYKIVSSCKYLTCCFANLLEIFNLNYDILFMNSFNNNINNSNIKSINNIVSNLKWMLHDSKIEKNSNLSKKFSSNILLYIYTQSKLTDECEYFMNLINQNFKNSIESFTHEYNEEMTSIDTYINILCNNMNQTFYIYIDNLLNMCKNIMPLYIEKLNEFLLSEERIITHNVNFKKPPVDGIILKDMEKQEDEHKGDIKLNLVNIYEKNILDKIELMFKQISEQVQKNNLPNSDIICNQKENDNTPKNQYRYLNNSPVEMLKKLNCVFINVTHLITDIIMHLNILNDIRAYNKAISQHMKQKKVSSCVHNVGVGCNEFKNFLYSFLSSENNILLNKSYVNKDKKLVTSHFYDFLEKYFSPYKYEEELNEILLPKNINFNLKTAKGCKDFTGEDMQLRNIFFEYIKKKFLLHGAVEIDTPIFELKETLMNKYGEDSKLIFDLKDQGGESLSLRYDLTVPLYRFINTNNVSHLKRFHIGKVYRRDEPSMNRGRFREFYQCDFDIVGKFDTLRTDFHILYIFWDILYNLRNVLGNFKCKLNHRKILEYMLLSCNIHKDKVKTVSSSIDKLDKITFQQFRDELLNDKGIHIEAIDKIEQYISKTLSLSPFLVIEFLRNDLKESTLNEEYKLEIQNCINHLEQIFDLLKHFNMLNQFSFDLSLARGLDYYTGIIFEFVLLSETNVGSVAAGGRYDFLIRNKRREYLPSVGASIGIERIITIAEEFIRTKNLFCKTKDETTNKDNKNNHQNHVNVQIDENVQNKKKTNISNKEIKPKSSNNKNNSNNSNNNNSENSNKLNMKDNAVDVLVCNIKKDCFKEIVELCTKLWENDISTEFTYVKDQKIQKQLVYALEKQIPLVLIIGDEIEQGIVKLREITLDKDKSTGEKEININDCIQEIKKYFTHNCKWKQNITNILFEKKQ from the coding sequence atgaGTATAAGTATTTACAAAAGTAAAGTATTCAATAGCAAGGATATTGTGGATATTAGCATCcatgaaaaaaatttgaaAGTAGAGCCTTCCAGCTTTAAAGATTGTTTTTATAGATTGAatgataaaagaataaatattgacgaattagaaaataaaatagaatatcacttattaaatgatgaaattaggaacaataataataataattatgataatagtGTGAAGAAAGAATATATTGTTGAAAAAGATCAAAATGATGagaaatgtaataataaaaaaacaaatgtttttgatataaaattaaataatgatttaaattataatatgcaTTTAACATCTAATAAtttagaagaaataaaatgtttgtattttttctttttaattaatattttaagatttaaaaataatttagatCTAAATGTTATTCGAAGTATATGTactcatattaataatatttcaaataatGACAAGAACAATAAtcaatatatgtgtattgataagataaaagaaaattgtTTGTATagtttaaaattaaaagatttttttgtttctgtTTTAAAACAATGTGGTAagaatgaatataatttgaATGATTTTAATAGATCTATACATATAGTTATTGAAAAGAGTAGTGTCATATTTTTGAATACTTATAAAATTGTTTCTTCTTGTAAATATTTAACTTGCTGTTTTGCCAATCTTTtagaaatttttaatttaaattatgatattttgtttatgaattcatttaataataatataaataatagtaatatcaAATCTATTAATAACATAGTATCGAATTTAAAATGGATGTTACATGATtcaaaaattgaaaaaaattcaaactTATCAAAAAAGTTTAGTTCGaacattttgttatatatctATACGCAAAGTAAATTGACCGATGAATGtgaatattttatgaatCTTATTAatcaaaattttaaaaattcaatTGAATCCTTTACTCATGAATATAACGAAGAAATGACATCCATTGAtacttatattaatattttgtgtaataatatgaatcaaacattttatatatatatagacaatttattaaacatgtgtaaaaatattatgccattatatatagaaaaattaaatgaattttTGTTATCTGAAGAAAGAATTATTACTCATAatgtaaattttaaaaagcCCCCGGTTGACggaattattttaaaagatatgGAAAAACAGGAGGATGAACATAAAGGTGACATTAAATTAAAtcttgtaaatatatatgaaaagaatatattagatAAAATTGAATTAATGTTTAAACAAATAAGTGAACAAGTACAAAAGAATAATCTACCTAATTCtgatataatatgtaatcaaaaagaaaatgataatactCCTAAAAATCAATATAGATACCTGAATAATAGTCCTGTtgaaatgttaaaaaaattgaattgtgtatttataaatgttACTCATCTTATTACAGATATAATCATGCATCTTAATATTTTGAATGATATACGAGCATATAACAAGGCGATTTCGCAACATATGAAGCAGAAAAAAGTATCTAGTTGTGTACATAATGTCGGTGTAGGTTGTAATGAATTTAAGAATTTCTTATACTCATTTTTATCaagtgaaaataatatattattaaataaatcctatgtaaataaagataaaaaactTGTTACTTCccatttttatgattttcttgaaaaatatttctcaccatataaatatgaagaagaattaaatgaaatattattacctaaaaatattaactttaatttaaaaacagCTAAAGGATGTAAAGATTTTACAGGTGAGGATATGCAATTgaggaatatattttttgaatatattaaaaaaaaatttttattacatgGAGCTGTTGAAATAGATACGCCTATATTTGAATTGAAAGAAACcttaatgaataaatatggTGAAGATTCGAAATTAATATTTGATTTAAAAGATCAAGGAGGGGAAAGTTTATCTTTAAGATATGATTTAACTGTACCATTGTATCGTTttattaatacaaataatgttAGTCATCTTAAAAGATTTCATATAGGAAAGGTATATCGAAGAGATGAACCAAGTATGAATAGAGGACGCTTCCGAGAATTTTACCAATGTGATTTTGATATAGTTGGAAAGTTTGATACACTACGTACagattttcatatattatatattttttgggatatcttatataatttaagaaaTGTTCTTGGTAATTTCAAATGTAAATTAAATCatagaaaaatattagaatatatgttattatcatgtaatatacataaagatAAAGTAAAAACTGTATCTAGTAGTATAGACAAATTAGATAAAATAACTTTTCAACAATTTAGAGATGAGCTATTAAATGATAAAGGAATACATATTGAAGCAATAGATAAAATTGaacaatatatatctaaGACATTGAGTTTATCACCTTTTCTTGTTATTGAATTTTTAAGAAATGATTTAAAAGAATCAACCCtaaatgaagaatataaattagAAATACAAAATTGTATAAACCATTTAGAGCAAATATTTGATTTGTTGAAACATTTTAATATGCTTAATCAATTTTCTTTTGATTTATCTTTAGCAAGAGGTTTAGATTATTATACCGGAATCATTTTCGAATTTGTACTACTTTCCGAAACGAATGTAGGTAGTGTAGCTGCAGGGGGAAGATATgattttttaataagaaataaGAGAAGAGAATATCTTCCATCTGTTGGTGCATCGATAGGTATAGAGCGTATAATAACAATTGCTGAAGAATTTATAAGAACGAAAAACTTATTTTGTAAAACAAAAGATGAAACTACAAATAaagataacaaaaataatcatCAAAATCATGTAAATGTTCAAATTGATGAAAATGTTcaaaataagaagaaaacaaatatatctaATAAGGAAATAAAACCAAAAAGCAGCAACAATAAGAACAacagtaataatagtaataataataatagtgagaatagtaataaattaaatatgaaaGATAATGCTGTTGATGTTCTCgtatgtaatattaaaaaggatTGCTTCAAAGAAATTGTTGAGTTATGTACAAAATTATGGGAAAATGATATTTCAACAGAATTTACTTATGTCAAAGatcaaaaaatacaaaaacaaTTAGTATATGCTCTTGAAAAGCAAATACCACTTGTTCTTATTATAGGAGATGAAATTGAACAAGGTATTGTTAAGTTAAGAGAAATCACTTTAGATAAAGATAAATCAACTGgggaaaaagaaattaacaTAAATGATTGTATTcaagaaataaagaaatattttacacACAACTGCAAATGGAAACAAAATATTaccaatattttatttgaaaaaaaacaataa
- a CDS encoding ATP-dependent RNA helicase MAK5, putative, with the protein MKQTSNMNFKPLKIKPSLLKELKKEGLISIEEAEGNNVKILSADNLNSHNIHYGNKCKNVSKNNESKKKLSLKRKKDSTKRENQDDTTVGCISREDKKIKIEESLQNDRLEHFDINDNNFIEKRKRKRKRGKKKKKIINSNMQINTTDNNLKKEKDDEEEEEREQEREQEREQENEEKRGEKKSTENVNISNINSSSNQNSNKKKELFDIERIIKNEEELEKDNNIKYKIHCNNWNNGGKIFILHSVMKSLFDNAFFKPTEIQSKTLEKSINDKNDIVVISKTGTGKTLTFCLPILNNILINKLKEYKKKLKNIQKFRCLILVPTRELALQILKHFNYINKYINLFISTIIGGLNLNKQKRILMKKPEILICTPGRLKYFLHLENPIKYIYQMKNIRYLVCDEIDKMIEISFMKDISYIAKHIYKSVGDKKKKLIQTFLLSATLSLTVQLQNDNMTKLLNSIIIRKDKSFIINLSNEQNVYNDNSNILPELLTLYIVKLNERDIVCKLFYLIKSYFSYDINNNNHNDHHDNNKWEHPQDTHQNDEINKIIIFVNTIKSAKQLNAIFKHLFLHNNLESSIPKKYRSNLYIKNKVNIYSIHSKQKLKERLENINKFSQQNHKAILFCTDVLSRGIDLDKCDLIIQLNCPISDITFVHRSGRTARNFKKGKCICFITETEIYKWKTSLEKVGINIQDLQELDYLKSINEEDYAKINKAIECANKMIEFQDKLILKKKDSLLKKLAREAELDDEDEEEEERRRNKFYSDSENEYEHLNNQTIYKNILHLKKELYNTLYKQ; encoded by the exons atgaaacaaacGAGTAACATGAATTTTAAGCCCCTTAAAATAAAACCTTCTCTACTTAAAGa GTTGAAGAAGGAAGGGCTAATTTCTATTGAAGAGGCAGAAGGAAACAATGTAAAAATTTTGAGCGCAGATAATTTAAATAGTCATAATATACATTACGGAAATAAATGTAAGAATGTTTCAAAAAATAACGAAAGTAAGAAGAAGTTATCtctcaaaagaaaaaaagattcCACAAAAAGGGAGAATCAAGATGATACAACTGTGGGTTGCATATCTCGAGAGgacaagaaaataaaaattgagGAATCATTACAGAACGATAGGTTAGAACATTttgatataaatgataataattttatagaaaaacgaaaaaggaaaagaaagagaggtaaaaagaaaaaaaaaattataaatagtaatatgcaaataaatacaacagataataatttgaaaaaagaaaaggatgacgaagaagaagaagaaagagAACAAGAAAGAGAACAAGAAAGAGAacaagaaaatgaagaaaaaagagGAGAAAAGAAATCAActgaaaatgtaaatatatctaatattaatagtagtagtaaccaaaattcaaataaaaaaaaagaattatttgatattgaaagaattataaaaaatgaagaagaattagaaaaagataataatataaaatataaaatacattgTAATAACTGGAATAATGGtggtaaaatatttattttacataGTGTTATGAAATCATTATTTGATAATGCTTTTTTTAAACCTACAGAAATACAATCGAAAACTTTAGAAAAATCaattaatgataaaaatgatattgttgttatttcCAAAACTGGTACTGGTAAAACGTTAACATTTTGTTTAcctatattaaataatattcttataaataaattaaaagaatataaaaagaaattaaaaaatatacaaaaatttaGATGTCTTATATTAGTACCAACAAGGGAATTAGCattacaaatattaaaacattttaattatataaacaaatatattaacttATTCATTTCTACAATTATTGGAggtttaaatttaaataaacaaaaaagaattcTTATGAAAAAACCAGAAATACTTATATGTACTCCTGGaagattaaaatattttctacaTTTAGAAAAtccaataaaatatatatatcaaatgaaaaatatacgATATCTTGTATGTGATGAAATAGATAAAATGATAGAAATATCCTTTATGAAAGATATTAGTTATATAgctaaacatatttataaatcagtaggagataaaaaaaaaaaattaattcaaacatttttattatccgcTACATTAAGTTTGACAGTCCAAttacaaaatgataatatgacgaaattattaaattctaTAATTATACGTAAAGataaatcatttattattaatttatccAACGaacaaaatgtatataatgataattcaaatatattaccTGAATTGTTAACTTTATATATAGTTAAATTGAATGAAAGAGATATTGtatgtaaattattttatttaatcaaATCTTACTTTtcttatgatataaataataataatcataatgatcatcatgataataataaatgggAACATCCTCAAGATACACATCAAAATGATgagataaacaaaataattatttttgttaatacTATAAAAAGTGCAAAACAACTGAATGCtatttttaaacatttatttctacataataatttagaATCCTCCATACCTAAAAAGTATAGatctaatttatatataaaaaataaagttaatatatatagtatacattctaaacaaaaattaaaagaaagacttgaaaatataaacaaattctCACAACAAAATCATAAGgcaattttattttgtacgGATGTACTCAGTAGAGGAATAGATTTAGATAAGTGTGATTTAATAATACAACTAAATTGTCCAATATCTGATATAACCTTTGTTCATCGTTCAGGCAGAACAGCTCGAAATTTTAAAAAGG GAAAGTGTATTTGCTTTATTACCGAaacagaaatatataaatggaaAACTTCACTGGAAAAAGTAGGAATTAATATACAAGATCTACAAGAATTAGATTATCTAAAAAgtataaatgaagaagattatgcaaaaataaataaagctATTGAATGCGCAAATAAAATGATTGAATTTCAAGATAAAttaattcttaaaaaaaaagattccTTACTAAAAAAGCTAGCTAGGGAAGCAGAACtcgatgatgaagatgaagaagaagaagaaagaagGAGAAACAAATTTTATTCAGACTCTGAAAATGAATACGaacatttaaataatcaaacaatatataaaaatatattgcaCTTGAAAAAAGAACTATACAATACATTATACAagcaatga
- a CDS encoding mitochondrial ribosomal protein S29 precursor, putative — MPFKSHQLIMKNCLTIFRSFNTYNIPSISNSSRVHRSYRESNKTHNDDFSKIFNKELVAYPYEEERYKKLLNIEDNKVKRNIANFFFNRNMYINVTNDNKIRKEMYSSDFCFKNVDKYFIFEKEYLDNLFPEGLAGELPKDILMHTDNDENFHIFMNELNKNSNNNNNNNKSNISNVKGVGLLYRKQTYEIIKELKYCQDVYKLKEERESLGLDNYFLKKGDNVSCYYDRYRECESVQNDTSDLIEKFITNNIKENDDEINMNNSNNRNRKCTSLYQSRSIFIDGKRGTGKSCILNSVVLWAKLNKWFVIFIPDVKKYKFDINNIVRSNTNLYIQPELSRQFLEDIVKINETFLKEILVNKNIINNTCLDGTHLLYNKRIYENIIQKAIETEILNDENYKNLNENEKFKCKQKLYKFYYDNIKIPNLLDKFALPTNLLELSKIGINNSAYSNLCIYALFEHLKKQNQFPLLICLDQFNYNLSVSEYLSINFENTKYNGYIPTYYFTIPKLLLQWDTSKYKRCFKIASTCWDRENRRNFQPELLGIHKKQIKIIRNFTIREFKNYLAHLYNQNVIYNFDINKLEYFYMLTGGNGFQARKLLTTLY, encoded by the exons ATGCCATTTAAAAGCCACCAacttattatgaaaaattgtTTAACTATTTTTCGTTCATTCAACACTTATAATATTCCCTCCATCAGTAATAGTAGCAGAGTACATCGTAGTTATAGAGAAAGTAATAAAACACATAATGATGATTTTTCCAAAATATTTAACAAAGAGCTAGTCGCCTATCCATATGAAGAAGAAAGatataagaaattattaaatattgaaGATAACAAAGTAAAACGGAATATtgctaattttttttttaatagaaatatgtatataaatgtaacaaatgataataaaataagaaaagaaatgtATTCATCTGATTTTTGTTTCAAAAATGtagataaatattttatttttgaaaaagaatatttagaTAATTTATTCCCTGAAGGATTAGCTGGTGAATTACCTAAGGATATATTAATGCATACAGATAATGATGAGAATttccatatatttatgaacgaattaaataaaaacagtaataataataataataataataagtctAATATATCTAATGTTAAAGGAGTCGGCTTGTTATATAGAAAACAGACatatgaaattattaaaGAGTTAAAATATTGTCAAGatgtttataaattaaaagaagaaagagAATCTCTTGGTTtagataattattttttaaaaaaaggagaTAATGTATCTTGTTATTATGATAGGTATAGGGAATGTGAAAGTGTGCAGAATGATACCAGCGATTTAATAGAGAAGTTTATAaccaataatataaaagaaaacgacgatgaaataaatatgaataatagtaataataggaATAGAAAATGCACATCTCTTTATCAAAGCAGAAGCATATTTATTGATGGAAAAAGGGGTACTGGAAAAAGTTGTATTCTTAATAGTGTCGTCCTATGGgctaaattaaataaatggtttgttatatttatcccagatgtaaaaaaatacaaattcgatataaataatatcgtACGTAGTaatacaaatttatatatacagcCAGAACTAAGTAGACAATTTCTTGAAgatattgtaaaaataaatgaaacatttttaaaagaaatattagttaataaaaatataataaataatacttGTTTAGATGGGacacatttattatataataaaaggatatatgaaaatattattcagAAAGCTATAGAAacagaaatattaaatgatgaaaattataagaatttaaatgaaaatgaaaaattcaaatgtaaacaaaaattatataaattttattatgataatattaaaataccAAATCTTTTAGATAAATTTGCGTTACCTACTAATTTATTAGAATTATCTAAAATAGGAATAAATAATTCAGCATATTcaaatttatgtatatatgcatTATTTGAACAtttgaaaaaacaaaatcaGTTCCCTTTACTAATATGTTTAGAtcaatttaattataatttaagtGTTTCTGAATATTTATCTATTAATTTTGAAAATACTAAATATAATGGATACATTCCAACCTATTATTTTACTATtccaaaattattattacaatggGATACTTCTAAATATAAGAGGTGTTTTAAAATAGCCTCAACGTGTTGGGATAGAGAAAATAGAAGAAACTTCCAACCTGAACTTTTAGGTATtcataaaaaacaaataaaaataattcgaAACTTTACCATCAGAGAATTTAAAAACTATCTTGcccatttatataatcaaaatgTCATATACAACTTTGATATTAACAAGTTGGAATATTTCTACATGCTAACag GTGGAAATGGATTTCAAGCAAGGAAACTTTTGACGACTCTGTActga